From a single Brassica rapa cultivar Chiifu-401-42 chromosome A01, CAAS_Brap_v3.01, whole genome shotgun sequence genomic region:
- the LOC103835937 gene encoding probable serine/threonine-protein kinase PBL23, giving the protein MKLNCFFCCMSERRFTRRSSSIPSIKDCIHANNNLSRFDNISFKTDSSRRRYISEEIAKLGKGNISAHIFTFRELRVATKNFNPENQLGEGGFGRVYKGHIETPEKVVAVKQLDRNGYQGNREFLVEVMMLSLLHHQNLVNLVGYCADGDQRILVYEYMQNGSLEDHLLELVRNKKKPLDWDTRMKVAAGAARGLEYLHETADPPVIYRDFKASNILLDEEFNPKLSDFGLAKVGPTGGETHVSTRVMGTYGYCAPEYALTGQLTVKSDVYSFGVVFLEMITGRRVIDTKKPTQEQNLVTWASPLFKDKRKFTLMADPLLEGKYPTKGLYQALAVAAMCLQEEAETRPTMSDVVTALEYLGVTKVEENNETDNNNKEGGEDERSNL; this is encoded by the exons ATGAAACTGAATTGCTTTTTTTGTTGTATGTCTGAGAGACGATTTACCAGACGTTCATCATCGATACCAAGCATCAAAGACTGCATTCATGCAAATAACAATCTTTCTAGATTTGACAACATTTCTTTTAAAACAG ATAGCAGTAGGCGAAGATACATATCCGAAGAGATAGCAAAACTTGGGAAAGGGAACATCAGTGCTCATATTTTTACATTCAGAGAGCTCCGCGTCGCCACCAAGAACTTTAACCCTGAGAATCAGCTCGGTGAAGGCGGTTTCGGAAGGGTTTACAAAGGGCACATAGAAACCCCTGAAAAG GTTGTTGCGGTTAAGCAGCTAGACAGGAACGGCTACCAAGGGAACAGAGAGTTCCTTGTTGAAGTCATGATGCTGAGTCTCTTACATCATCAAAACCTTGTCAATTTGGTTGGATATTGCGCAGACGGTGATCAACGGATTCTTGTCTATGAATATATGCAAAATGGCTCATTAGAAGATCATCTTCTCG AATTGGTGCGGAACAAGAAGAAACCGTTGGATTGGGACACAAGGATGAAAGTTGCAGCAGGTGCAGCGAGAGGGCTCGAGTATCTACACGAGACGGCTGATCCTCCTGTGATCTACAGAGACTTCAAGGCCTCCAACATATTACTTGACGAAGAATTCAACCCAAAACTTTCGGATTTTGGCTTAGCTAAAGTTGGTCCGACCGGTGGAGAGACTCATGTGTCGACGAGAGTGATGGGAACGTACGGCTACTGTGCGCCTGAGTATGCTCTCACGGGACAGCTCACTGTGAAATCCGATGTTTACAGCTTCGGAGTCGTGTTCTTGGAGATGATCACAGGGCGAAGAGTCATCGACACCAAGAAACCAACTCAAGAACAGAATCTAGTGACTTGG GCGAGTCCGTTGTTTAAAGATAAGAGAAAGTTCACGTTAATGGCGGATCCGTTGCTTGAAGGGAAGTATCCGACAAAGGGATTGTATCAAGCGCTTGCAGTTGCAGCGATGTGTCTACAAGAAGAAGCAGAAACAAGACCAACGATGAGCGATGTAGTCACCGCGCTTGAGTACTTAGGAGTGACCAAAGTCgaagaaaataatgaaacagataacaacaacaaagaaggaggagaagatgaaagatcTAACCTTTAA